The bacterium genomic interval TCAGACAAATCCCCACAGTTGATCAAGTGATCCAGGGCTTAAACCGGCCGTCAGGGCGCCGGATGGAAGAATTGGACCGGATTCGATCCTCCGTAGACGCACCAGCGCTTGGCGCTGGAATCCGTCTTGAGGTCCGGCGAGAGCGCCGGAGAAAAGGTGCCGAAAGCAACTCGGTAAGCCTGATCGGGATTACTCACCACACCGGAGAAAGGATAGGTCGTGAAAGCCCAGTAGAGACCATCCACGTTTTCGAAGAGATCCGAGCTGGGCGCATAACGGTACTCATCGGTGCCTTGGCCATGGTCATCGTAAAACACCAGCTTTTGGAGGCTGGTCAACTCTTCGACCGTCGGCAAGCGCCATCCACCGGTGGAGCCGATAGTGAAGATGTCGCCGGGATAGACCTTGCTGATGCAGCCGTCGACCGCGTTGGTCCAACTGATATTGCTGGTTCCGCTGGGGCTCCGCTCCCAGAGGAGCCCGGTGACCCGATCATAGACCACGTCCTGGTTAGCCCCATAGAGGGTGAAGCGCTGAGTCGGCTCCAAAAGCAGTGGCCAGGGCTTCAGCCCATTGGCCTTGAGCGGA includes:
- a CDS encoding DUF1566 domain-containing protein, giving the protein MKNSSLTWGAFLAFTLSMLLVAPLKANGLKPWPLLLEPTQRFTLYGANQDVVYDRVTGLLWERSPSGTSNISWTNAVDGCISKVYPGDIFTIGSTGGWRLPTVEELTSLQKLVFYDDHGQGTDEYRYAPSSDLFENVDGLYWAFTTYPFSGVVSNPDQAYRVAFGTFSPALSPDLKTDSSAKRWCVYGGSNPVQFFHPAP